From a single Cotesia glomerata isolate CgM1 linkage group LG6, MPM_Cglom_v2.3, whole genome shotgun sequence genomic region:
- the LOC123266581 gene encoding ankyrin-1-like, translating into MSRKNLVFDEKLNLEKIRQLIEKKGIDINATVTYCEEKGWTFLHVAVDTSNEELLDYLLDNKANLNVNNENWGTPLHIAVTRDNMRVVEKLIDHGADVNSPKGSYVWTPLHVAIEALREEAAKLLVRKGADVNIPCDDAIRTGCTPFHVAIETNREKLIEFLLKNKADVNTKLKLFSWPIFSATTLGNPKIVRSLIDHGASINLPVDDQDSPYFSFTPLHIAATFKHSKVVRVLMDYDVDIDAVTNQGDTALHLALLRPNEAVVKQLLIAGINVNILNNENKIAINYCDEDSIFKMVKEHIVKLKAAKVWIHKKNINIILKDTELKELWKKCLEEIEGMKVAKIGAVTFFDVLNDHGRELEVYTENSEDVAAVLDAGVGKMFPLYADILESRLKGKYRGKMVKCE; encoded by the coding sequence ATGAGTCGCAAAAATCTAGTATTCGACGAAAAACTAAACCTTGAAAAAATAAGACAACTGATCGAAAAAAAAGGCATAGATATAAACGCAACTGTGACATATTGCGAGGAAAAAGGCTGGACATTTCTTCACGTAGCTGTGGACACCTCCAACGAAGAATTGCTTGACTACTTGCTTGACAACAAAGCTAACCTGAATGTTAACAACGAAAACTGGGGGACTCCTCTCCATATCGCCGTAACACGTGACAACATGAGAGTGGTTGAAAAGCTGATCGACCATGGTGCTGATGTGAATAGTCCAAAAGGATCCTATGTCTGGACACCTTTGCATGTGGCGATTGAAGCCCTCCGAGAAGAAGCAGCCAAACTTCTGGTCAGAAAAGGTGCTGATGTGAACATACCTTGTGATGATGCGATTAGAACAGGCTGCACGCCATTTCACGTCGCTATTGAGACGAATCGTGAGAAACTGATTGAGTTTCTTCTGAAAAACAAAGCTGACGTCAACACCAAGTTGAAATTGTTTAGCTGGCCGATTTTCTCCGCTACTACTTTAGGGAACCCGAAAATTGTCAGAAGTCTGATTGACCATGGAGCCAGTATCAACCTGCCTGTTGATGATCAGGATTCGCCTTATTTTTCCTTCACTCCTTTGCACATCGCTGCTACCTTTAAGCACAGTAAGGTTGTCAGAGTCCTGATGGACTACGACGTTGACATTGATGCTGTCACTAATCAGGGTGATACTGCCCTCCATCTTGCCCTTCTGCGCCCCAACGAGGCTGTTGTCAAGCAGCTTCTCATTGCTGGTATCAACGTAAATAttcttaacaatgaaaataagaTTGCGATTAATTATTGCGATGAAGATTCGATTTTCAAAATGGTCAAGGAACATATTGTAAAGCTTAAGGCGGCAAAAGTGTGGATTCATAAGaagaatattaatataattctcAAAGATACGGAACTAAAGGAACTGTGGAAGAAGTGTCTTGAAGAAATTGAAGGGATGAAGGTTGCCAAAATTGGAGCTGTTACCTTTTTTGATGTTTTGAATGATCATGGACGTGAGTTGGAGGTTTATACTGAGAATTCTGAAGACGTTGCGGCGGTTTTGGATGCTGGGGTGGGAAAGATGTTTCCTTTGTATGCTGATATTTTGGAGAGTCGTTTGAAAGGGAAGTATAGAGGAAAGATGGTTAAGTGTGagtga